Proteins found in one Physeter macrocephalus isolate SW-GA chromosome 17, ASM283717v5, whole genome shotgun sequence genomic segment:
- the LOC102991376 gene encoding zinc finger and SCAN domain-containing protein 22-like: MKQRQKKKKSTCRKYRKTSCTMTHLIVRQKILREQKHCRCYERGKSFRRRSTRIQHPRIHTGEGPYQCGECSKTFHKRAHLTQHQRFHTGKKPYTCGRQTGLQPDDPPLSASEHPCQRRRVQKAFRCPSALVNQQRIHSGEKPYEWKACGRAFTPSAQLIRHRKSHSGEKPYGCSKCTKSFVRPSTLMEH, encoded by the coding sequence ATGAAACAgcgacagaaaaaaaaaaaaagcacatgtagaaaatacagaaaaacctCCTGCACCATGACGCATCTCATCGTCCGTCAGAAAATCCTTAGGGAACAGAAACACTGCCGGTGCTACGAGCGTGGGAAGTCCTTCCGCCGCCGCTCGACGCGCATCCAGCATCCAAGGATCCACACAGGAGAGGGACCCTATCAGTGCGGCGAGTGCAGCAAAACCTTCCACAAGAGGGCCCACCTCACCCAGCACCAGCGCTTCCACACGGGCAAGAAGCCCTACACCTGTGGACGGCAGACGGGCCTTCAGCCAGATGACCCACCTCTCTCAGCATCAGAGCACCCATGCCAGAGGCGACGAGTACAGAAGGCCTTCAGGTGCCCCTCAGCCCTGGTCAACCAGCAGAGAATCCACAGCGGGGAGAAGCCCTATGAGTGGAAGGCCTGTGGCAGAGCCTTCACCCCGAGCGCCCAGCTCATCAGGCACCGGAAGAGTCACTCCGGAGAAAAGCCCTACGGATGCAGCAAGTGTACGAAATCCTTCGTCCGTCCGTCTACCCTGATGGAGCATTAG